Proteins encoded together in one Streptomyces sp. NBC_01216 window:
- a CDS encoding ABC-F family ATP-binding cassette domain-containing protein — translation MTATLVAKELAAGHGERSLFAGLDLVVAPGDVIGLVGVNGAGKSTLLRMLAGLDTPEDGELKLSPPTASVGHLPQEPERRAGETVRDFLARRTGVAAAQEAMDTAAQGLVDGTPGADDAYAVGLERWLGLGGADLDERAEEVAASLGLTIGLDQPMASLSGGQAARAGLASLLLSRYDVFLLDEPTNDLDLDGLERLESFVRGLRAGTVVISHDREFLARTVTKVLELDLAQQRITLYGGGYEAYLEERETERRHAREDYEEYADKRTALEGRALMQRNWMDKGVRNARRKATDNDKIGRKLRGEASEKQAAKARQTQRMIERLDTVDEPRKEWELRMEIAAAPRSGSVVATLRSAEVRRGEFRFGPATLQIDWADRVAITGANGAGKSTLLAALLGRLPLDAGDAVLGSGVVVGEVDQARKLFHGPESLLDAFCAAVPETEPADIRTLLAKFGLKADHVLRPATTLSPGERTRAALALLQGRGVNLLVLDEPTNHLDLPAIEQLEQALDTYDGTLLLVTHDRRMLDAVRVTRRVEVADGKVTEL, via the coding sequence ATGACTGCCACTCTTGTCGCCAAGGAACTCGCCGCCGGCCACGGCGAGCGCTCCCTCTTCGCCGGCCTCGACCTCGTCGTCGCCCCCGGCGACGTCATCGGCCTCGTCGGTGTCAACGGCGCCGGCAAGTCGACCCTGCTGCGGATGCTCGCCGGGCTCGACACCCCCGAGGACGGCGAGCTGAAGCTGTCCCCGCCCACCGCGTCCGTCGGGCACCTGCCGCAGGAGCCCGAGCGCCGCGCGGGCGAGACCGTCCGGGACTTCCTCGCCCGCCGCACCGGTGTCGCCGCCGCCCAGGAAGCCATGGACACGGCAGCCCAGGGTCTCGTCGACGGTACGCCCGGCGCCGACGACGCCTACGCCGTCGGCCTGGAACGCTGGCTCGGCCTGGGCGGCGCCGACCTCGACGAGCGGGCCGAGGAGGTCGCCGCCTCCCTCGGCCTGACCATCGGCCTCGACCAGCCGATGGCCTCGCTCTCCGGCGGCCAGGCAGCCCGCGCCGGACTCGCCTCCCTCCTGCTCTCCCGCTACGACGTCTTCCTCCTGGACGAACCCACCAACGATCTCGACCTCGACGGTCTCGAGCGTCTCGAGTCCTTCGTGCGGGGCCTGCGCGCCGGGACGGTCGTCATCAGCCACGACCGCGAGTTCCTCGCCCGTACCGTCACCAAGGTCCTGGAACTCGACCTCGCCCAGCAGCGGATCACGCTCTACGGCGGCGGCTACGAGGCGTACCTGGAGGAGCGCGAGACCGAGCGTCGGCACGCGCGGGAGGACTACGAGGAGTACGCCGACAAGAGGACCGCCCTCGAAGGGCGCGCCCTCATGCAGCGCAACTGGATGGACAAGGGCGTACGCAACGCCCGTCGCAAGGCGACCGACAACGACAAGATCGGCCGGAAGCTGCGCGGCGAGGCCAGCGAGAAGCAGGCCGCGAAGGCCCGCCAGACCCAGCGCATGATCGAACGGCTCGACACGGTGGACGAACCCCGCAAGGAGTGGGAGTTGCGGATGGAGATCGCCGCCGCGCCGCGTTCCGGCTCGGTGGTGGCGACGCTCCGCTCGGCCGAGGTGCGGCGCGGAGAGTTCCGCTTCGGGCCGGCCACCCTCCAGATCGACTGGGCCGACCGGGTCGCCATCACCGGAGCCAACGGCGCCGGCAAGTCGACCCTGCTCGCCGCCCTCCTCGGCCGCCTCCCGCTCGACGCGGGAGACGCGGTGCTCGGCTCGGGCGTCGTCGTCGGCGAGGTCGACCAGGCGCGCAAGCTGTTCCACGGTCCGGAGTCCCTCCTGGACGCGTTCTGCGCGGCCGTTCCCGAGACCGAGCCCGCGGACATCCGCACCCTGTTGGCCAAGTTCGGGCTCAAGGCCGACCACGTGCTGCGCCCGGCGACCACGCTCTCCCCGGGCGAACGGACCCGCGCCGCCCTGGCACTGCTCCAGGGCCGGGGTGTGAACCTGCTGGTCCTCGACGAGCCGACCAACCACCTCGACCTGCCCGCCATCGAGCAGCTGGAGCAGGCCCTCGACACCTACGACGGCACGCTGCTCCTGGTCACCCACGACCGCCGGATGCTCGACGCGGTCCGCGTCACCCGACGCGTCGAGGTGGCCGACGGCAAGGTGACCGAACTCTGA